A DNA window from Kitasatospora atroaurantiaca contains the following coding sequences:
- a CDS encoding FAD-dependent oxidoreductase, with protein MAVDADVAVVGAGPVGLSAALLLARAGLGVVVLERRPGPVTESRATDLHARTLEALAPSGLAESLHPLGRRVDTVEMWSQGRRLGGFELARLRSPYPYILTVPQCATEGLLAAEAERAGVRVHRSAAVRSVDEDADCVTVRSDALDPLRARWVVAADGASSTLRALAGTAFRGRTYAGTWQLADLRVEDPSLDPARVHMVGGPRGLLVVLPMHLDGWARVVLHLPHGPAPSGADGAAVLAAEAAARGGRRPFANADGRVPSAPTGASPHTTGAGGCCRCSSPAPRRPRARSAGSCCAGSAAATAWRSGGCGCLPTPSWRVCRTRPARWSTCWSPPAT; from the coding sequence ATGGCGGTCGACGCGGATGTGGCGGTGGTGGGGGCAGGGCCGGTCGGCCTGAGCGCCGCGCTGCTGCTCGCCCGGGCGGGGCTCGGTGTGGTGGTGCTGGAACGCCGTCCCGGTCCGGTCACCGAGTCCCGGGCGACGGACCTGCACGCACGGACCCTGGAGGCCCTGGCCCCCAGCGGGCTGGCCGAGTCGCTGCATCCGCTGGGCCGGCGCGTGGACACGGTGGAGATGTGGTCGCAAGGGCGCAGGCTCGGCGGCTTCGAGCTGGCACGGCTGCGCTCCCCGTACCCGTACATCCTGACCGTCCCGCAGTGCGCGACCGAGGGCCTGCTCGCCGCGGAGGCCGAGCGCGCGGGTGTGCGCGTGCACCGCTCGGCGGCCGTCCGGTCGGTCGACGAGGACGCCGACTGCGTCACCGTACGGTCGGACGCCCTCGACCCGCTGCGCGCCCGCTGGGTGGTGGCGGCCGACGGCGCGTCGAGCACACTGCGCGCCCTGGCCGGTACGGCGTTTCGCGGCCGGACCTATGCCGGCACGTGGCAGCTCGCCGACCTGCGGGTCGAGGATCCCTCGCTGGACCCGGCGCGAGTGCACATGGTCGGCGGGCCGCGCGGCCTTCTCGTGGTGCTGCCGATGCACCTCGACGGCTGGGCCCGGGTGGTGCTGCACCTGCCGCACGGCCCCGCGCCGAGCGGTGCGGACGGAGCGGCGGTGCTCGCCGCCGAGGCGGCGGCCCGGGGTGGACGGCGGCCGTTCGCGAATGCCGATGGACGAGTACCTTCCGCACCCACCGGCGCCTCGCCGCACACCACGGGAGCGGGCGGGTGCTGCCGGTGTTCGTCCCCGGCACCGAGGCGCCCGAGGGCGAGGTCGGCCGGGAGCTGCTGCGCCGGATCAGCAGCGGCAACAGCCTGGAGATCTGGCGGCTGCGGATGCCTCCCGACACCGAGCTGGAGGGTGTGCCGCACGCGACCGGCACGGTGGAGCACCTGCTGGTCGCCACCGGCCACGTGA
- a CDS encoding MFS transporter yields the protein MRTQTSSAVRVGAFVSVAVALFCIQVDFFALNLAIPGISADLNVTASAAQWTLSAYMLALGCFFIVGGRLGDVFGRRRVLLTGLALFAAASVGCALAPGLGALVAARIVQGVGAALIFPVSVSVITNVFPQESRARALGAVFGVANIGTALGPFVGGGFTEGPGWRWIFWLLAPLSALSLLVAALFVPDSRDDSAPRQIDLVGCLSIVCCLAALTLAVERGSAWGWDSARTLALFGAAAAMGALFLVRERRASHPLVDLRLFRNVPFDLVTGMGAVSDMGYAVTIFVATLYLQGVRGLSALSAGTVFLAPALVVALTGPLGAWLAPRMRPTAVMALAGAVAGTGMITLSLVSAWWLFIPVFAWCGLGLGLGWTFASVATQQVVRPARAGEASGVVLTILVTMGAVALAAAASAITSLTPERSAEQAYDVILRVGGAVILLTAVAVMVVRHRLVVRGKVPPLSMRAPEMPRSGG from the coding sequence ATGCGGACACAGACATCCTCGGCCGTACGTGTCGGGGCTTTCGTGTCGGTCGCGGTCGCGCTGTTCTGCATCCAGGTCGACTTCTTCGCGCTCAACCTTGCGATCCCCGGTATCTCGGCCGACCTGAACGTGACGGCCTCGGCCGCGCAGTGGACGCTCTCCGCCTACATGCTGGCGTTGGGGTGCTTCTTCATCGTGGGCGGCCGGCTGGGTGACGTCTTCGGGCGACGCCGCGTGCTGTTGACCGGACTCGCGCTGTTCGCCGCCGCCTCGGTGGGCTGCGCGCTGGCGCCCGGTCTCGGCGCGCTGGTCGCGGCGCGGATCGTCCAGGGGGTCGGTGCTGCGCTGATCTTCCCGGTCTCCGTCTCGGTGATAACCAACGTCTTTCCGCAGGAGAGCCGGGCCCGGGCCCTGGGCGCGGTGTTCGGTGTTGCCAACATCGGCACGGCGCTGGGCCCCTTCGTGGGCGGCGGCTTCACCGAGGGGCCGGGCTGGCGGTGGATCTTCTGGTTGCTGGCGCCGTTGAGTGCGCTGTCCCTCCTGGTCGCAGCGCTGTTCGTGCCGGACTCGCGTGACGATTCGGCGCCGCGGCAGATCGACCTGGTCGGCTGTCTGAGCATCGTCTGCTGTCTGGCGGCCCTCACCCTGGCGGTGGAGCGCGGCAGTGCCTGGGGCTGGGACAGCGCCCGCACCCTCGCACTCTTCGGCGCCGCTGCGGCGATGGGGGCCCTGTTCCTGGTGCGCGAGCGGAGGGCTTCTCACCCGCTGGTGGACCTGCGGCTGTTCCGCAACGTTCCCTTCGACCTGGTCACCGGCATGGGAGCGGTCTCCGACATGGGGTACGCGGTGACGATCTTCGTGGCGACCTTGTATCTGCAGGGTGTCCGGGGACTCTCCGCTCTCAGCGCCGGAACCGTCTTCCTGGCGCCCGCACTCGTCGTGGCGCTGACCGGACCGCTCGGTGCCTGGCTGGCACCCCGGATGCGGCCCACGGCGGTGATGGCCCTGGCCGGTGCGGTGGCGGGCACCGGAATGATCACCCTGAGCCTGGTCTCCGCCTGGTGGCTGTTCATTCCGGTGTTCGCCTGGTGCGGGCTGGGCCTCGGGCTGGGCTGGACCTTCGCCAGCGTCGCCACCCAGCAGGTCGTCCGACCGGCGAGAGCCGGTGAGGCCTCCGGCGTGGTGCTGACGATCCTGGTCACCATGGGTGCGGTCGCCCTCGCGGCCGCCGCCTCCGCCATCACCTCGCTCACCCCCGAGCGCAGCGCCGAGCAGGCGTACGACGTCATCCTGCGGGTCGGCGGAGCGGTCATCCTGCTCACTGCCGTTGCCGTCATGGTCGTTCGCCACCGGCTCGTCGTCCGGGGCAAGGTGCCGCCGTTGTCCATGCGCGCGCCCGAGATGCCCCGATCGGGAGGGTGA
- a CDS encoding rhodanese-like domain-containing protein: MSTVRRTAQRHQRRVSPTDARSAQAAGAVLLDVREHAEWKAGRAPGTLHWPLSRLARGRAPLGELSGRQVITVCCAGKRSQHAVALLAARGIAAQDLDGGLRAWARAGHPVVDGSDRPGTIL, from the coding sequence GTGAGCACCGTACGAAGAACTGCTCAACGCCACCAACGGCGAGTCAGCCCGACCGACGCTCGATCCGCCCAGGCCGCAGGGGCCGTTCTGCTCGACGTGCGGGAGCATGCCGAGTGGAAGGCCGGGCGCGCACCCGGCACGCTCCACTGGCCGCTCAGCCGGCTCGCGCGCGGCCGCGCCCCGCTCGGTGAGCTGTCCGGCCGTCAGGTCATCACCGTCTGTTGCGCGGGGAAGCGATCCCAGCACGCTGTCGCCCTGCTCGCCGCACGCGGAATCGCGGCCCAGGACCTCGACGGCGGGCTGAGGGCGTGGGCCCGGGCGGGACACCCGGTGGTGGACGGCAGCGACCGGCCGGGCACGATCCTCTGA
- a CDS encoding extracellular solute-binding protein, whose product MRRRIAPVALAAAITVLLSACGSGGLPGSPAESSNVTTITWWDTSDTVNEAPTFRALVADFERTNLEIKVDHVSVPFTEARARFQAAAGKDAPDVLRAAVDWTAGLAKAGLLAPLDGTEAATDAEKLQPQLIEQARYDGKLYGMPQTTDILALVYNKGLFAKAGISKPPATWNELKADAAQIKEETGADGFAFHPQGYYAMPFLYGEDVDLVDFANKKITVSSPAAVKGIDALKSLVTAPGVARLDTTDDGYTNVMQAFKNGKVASIIQGPWENANIFRGAAFADNGNLGIATVPGGSSGKAGAPLGGHNLVASARSDAAHRAAALKFIAFMTSSNAQTYTAVKNSTLPTRTDAFTSLVSVNLGILGYQKVLDSGRPRPALAEYSALYDPFGADLLKILSGQESTRAGLDHVGAEAKRLLPDFADR is encoded by the coding sequence GTGCGTCGTCGCATCGCACCGGTCGCCCTCGCGGCGGCGATCACTGTCTTGCTGAGCGCCTGCGGTTCAGGCGGCCTCCCCGGCTCCCCCGCCGAAAGCTCGAACGTCACCACCATCACCTGGTGGGACACCTCGGACACCGTGAACGAGGCCCCGACGTTCAGGGCGCTGGTCGCCGACTTCGAGAGAACCAACCTGGAGATCAAGGTCGACCACGTCAGCGTCCCGTTCACCGAGGCCCGGGCGCGGTTCCAGGCCGCGGCCGGGAAGGATGCTCCCGACGTGCTGAGAGCCGCTGTGGACTGGACCGCGGGGCTGGCCAAGGCCGGCCTGCTGGCTCCGCTCGACGGCACCGAGGCCGCCACCGACGCCGAAAAGCTCCAGCCTCAGCTGATCGAGCAGGCCAGGTACGACGGCAAGCTGTACGGCATGCCCCAGACCACCGACATCCTCGCGCTGGTCTACAACAAGGGCCTGTTCGCCAAGGCGGGCATCAGCAAGCCCCCCGCCACCTGGAACGAGCTCAAAGCCGACGCCGCCCAGATCAAGGAGGAGACCGGCGCCGACGGCTTCGCCTTCCACCCCCAGGGCTACTACGCCATGCCGTTCCTCTACGGCGAGGACGTCGACCTGGTCGACTTCGCGAACAAGAAGATCACCGTCAGCTCGCCGGCCGCGGTCAAGGGAATCGACGCTCTCAAGAGCCTGGTCACCGCGCCGGGGGTGGCCAGGCTCGACACGACCGACGACGGCTACACCAACGTCATGCAGGCCTTCAAGAACGGCAAGGTCGCGTCGATCATCCAAGGCCCGTGGGAGAACGCCAACATATTCAGGGGCGCCGCCTTCGCCGACAACGGCAACCTCGGCATCGCCACCGTCCCCGGGGGCAGCAGCGGAAAGGCCGGTGCCCCGCTCGGCGGGCACAACCTCGTCGCCTCCGCTCGCTCGGACGCCGCGCACCGGGCCGCCGCGCTGAAGTTCATCGCCTTCATGACCTCGTCGAACGCGCAGACCTACACCGCCGTCAAGAACTCGACGCTGCCGACCCGCACGGACGCCTTCACCTCCCTGGTGAGCGTCAACCTCGGCATCCTCGGCTACCAGAAGGTGCTGGACAGCGGCAGGCCACGCCCCGCCCTCGCGGAGTACAGCGCTCTCTACGACCCGTTCGGGGCCGACCTGCTCAAGATCCTCTCCGGCCAGGAGAGCACCAGGGCCGGCCTGGACCACGTCGGCGCCGAGGCGAAGAGGCTACTGCCGGACTTCGCCGACCGGTGA